CCGGGGAAATGGCCGTACAGGCAGGCGAACTCTGTGAGTCTATTGAAGGGCTGGCGGAAGAAGAGCAGCAGCTACAGCAAGTCATTCCTGAACTGAAAGACTATCAACTGTTTGAAATTTAAAGAGCGGTTACGCGAAGTCTGTTTTTGGTGTCATTTGTGTATTGTTTTTTGTGCAGCGTGTCACTAAATAGCGCTTAGAACCTGATAACTAAAGGCGCTTTTTTTCTACATATGGATAATGTGGCAGCAGAACCCAAGTCAAAAAATTGACTTGGGTGACAAAAACAAACTTCAAAGGTTATTGAAGTACATGAAAGTACAGCCCAGATTATTGATCTCTTTTATATTCCCGCTGCTGATGCTCGTACTGAGTTTATTGGTCTATGTCGGCTTCAATGAATATAAAGACAACCAGAATGCTGCGATAAATCAGGCAACCTCCAATGTCCGTATTGCGCGAGAGTATTTGGACCATCATTTCCTTTCGGCACAAAGCCAACTCTACCTTCTTGAACAGCTGTGGGAAGAAAAGAACAGTATTGCTGGGGTGATGAAAGCGGCTCAGACCATAGTGAGTGCGAAAAGCCGCTATTTGGAAGTTGGTTTGCTGGCTTATGGCAACTACTACGGTACCAATGGTTTTTACAAAGAAGGTATTGCCTCTTTGATCGCCGAGCGGCCATGGTACAAACAAGCAGCTATCGGCGAGAGCTATATCACACCTATCTATCTAAGCGGCAGCACCGGGAAATGGACGGTGGCGTTTGTCGCTGTACTCGACCCAGTCGCGCAGCAGGAAGTGCGCATCGTACTCGAGATTGATGTCAACAGGCTGTATGAGAATGTTTCCCTGCTGAGAACGCTAGAGAATGGATATGTCTATGCCATTGAAAGCGCGACAGGCAAGATAGTGATACATCCCGATGACAGTCGAGTGGGTACACCGTCGGTCAGTGTGACTAGCGATATTCTCGCGCGGATCCAGGCGGGAGAGCAGGCAGGGATCATTCCGTCGTATGAATACAAGAACAAGGAGAAGTTCAGTGTCTATGAAGCGAATCCGCTGCTCGGCTGGGTCGTGCTATCGGGGGCAGAGAAGTCAGAAATAATCATGCACACACTGAGTATCAGTGCCGTGACCTTATCCCTGCTGGTGTTAATCCTTATTATTGGCTTGTTATTTTATATTGTTTACCACGTCCATAATTATGGCCGGCAGCTTAGTGAAGTAGAAAGCATCGCCGAGCTGAAAATTGCCTTACAGCAGATGGTGGAAGGGGTGATTGGCTGCCAATCTATCCACCTTTACATGCGCAACGTGTATTCTGGCGATTTTGAATCGGCGCAGTGCAAGCACCATATTTCTGAGAAAGGGCTCCGAGATGATCCTGCGGAAAGGCTTGGCCGGTTGGCCAGACTGCCCGAGAATCAACCGGATATCCTGTCGGCATTTATCGCGCCGGGCAAAACCTGCATTCGTGTTCCGCTAACGAAGAAAAAGCAACTGATCGGCCTGCTGTACATTATTTCCCCACGTTTGGATCTAACGCTATTTATCAATATGCTAAGGACCTATGCCCAAAGTGCTTTGGGGCAAGTCATGCTAGCGCAGAGAATCCAGCAAACAGATGCAATGACGGGCCTGATGAATAAGAACTTCCTGCAGGCCGAAATAGAGAAGCAAATTAAAGCGAACGGCAAATATTATCTGGCCATGATTGATGTTGATGACTTCAAGGGAATTAATGACACCTATGGCCATTTGTTCGGGGACAAAGTTATCATTTCCGTGGCCAATTGCCTTCGACAGGAAAGTGATCGCCATGCCATTGTGGCGCGTTACGGTGGTGAAGAGTTTGCTATTTTGCTGCCAGCCAAGGGACTAATGGCGGCCAAGGAGATACTGGAGGCGATCCGAGCCAGCGTTTCCTCCACGGTGATCAAGAGCGGTACCAAGTCTTGCCGGGTTCATGTCAGTATTGGTGTTGCGGCGATCAGCGGAAATATGGAGAAGTCGATTGCCAGAGCGGATCAGGCGCTCTACCAGGCGAAGGCCAACGGCAAGAATCAGGTCGTCATTTACTGTTTAAACAGTATGTTACAAACAATCGGCGCCGAATAGCAAAAACATGATTGGTTAGACAGATCATGCACTATGGGTCTGTTATGGTTTATTTATGAACCAATATTTATTGTGGTGTTGAGATGCTGAAGCTTGCTGTAATCATCATACTCTTGTTGCTGGGAGCGTTATTGACCAAGTATCTTGATGAAAAATCGCAACAGAAAATATTGATTGGTTTCGGTGTGCTGGTGGCACTGGCCGTGGTTGGGCTGATGGCATCAGAGCTGATGCGATAGGCAGGATATCGAAAAAGAAAGCCCGCTAATGCGGGCTTTGTTGTTTATCGTGCGCGAGAGCGGTTAGGGTTTCCGCCGGAGCGTGACTGGCTTGGTTTGCCATTACGCGAGCTGTTAGGTTTACCGTTGCCACCTTGTCTTGATTGCGGCTTCGAACCGTTAGTCGGGCCTTTGGCGTTTTGGCCATTTCGCGAGTTCGATGATGAACCATTGCGGTTACCATGTGGCTTATTGCCAGGTTTGCCTGCATGGTTGCTACCAGCTTGGCTACCATTCTTGCGCGGGCCGCCGCGCTTGCCGTCCTTACGGATATCCGGCTGGTTAGGGTGCTTGGTTGCAAAGCGTTTTGAACCATGGCGGCCAGACCCACGACGCTGCGCTGGGGTCATCTCGGCTTCGCTGCCTTCTTCTGGCACCAAACAGTTTGCTCGGTCGCCGATCAAGTGTTTCTTGCCCATGCTGATCAGCGCTTCACGGATCAATGGCCAGTTCAGCGGGTCATGATAGCGCAGGAAGGCCTTGTGCAACCGGCGCTGTCGTTCACCTTTGGCAACAAACAGATCTTCACGCTTCTTGTACTTCACACGTTTGAGCGGGTTGGTCTCCGAGTGGTACATGGCCGTTGCATTACACATCGGCGATGGGTAGAAGTTCTGTACCTGATCACACTGGAAATCGTTTTTCTTCAGCCACAAGGCCAAATTCAGCATGTCCTCATCGGTAGAGCCCGGGTGGGCAGAGATGAAGTACGGGATCAGGTACTGCTTTTTACCCGCTTCTTTGCTGAATTTCTCGAACATCTCCTTGAAGCGGTCATAGGTGCCCATACCAGGCTTCATCATCAGATCCAGGGTGCCTTTTTCGGTATGCTCAGGGGCGATCTTCAAGTAGCCACCGACGTGGTGAGTGACCAGCTCTTTGACGTATTCCGGAGATTCAACCGCGAGGTCGTAACGAACACCCGAGGCGATCATGATCTTCTTGATACCATCGACATTTCGCGCTTTGCGGTATAGATCAATGGTGTGTTTGTGGTCAGTATCCAGCTTCTTACAGATCTCTGGGAAGATACACGATGGACGGCGACAGTTTTTCTCGGCGCGAGGATCAGAACAGCCCAAGCGGTACATGTTGGCTGTCGGACCGCCCAAGTCAGAAATCGTGCCGGTGAACCCCGGGACCTTGTCTCGGATTTCTTCCAGCTCGTTGAGGATCGACTCATGCGAGCGGTTTTGGATAATTCGTCCTTCGTGCTCGGTGATCGAGCAGAAAGAACAACCGCCGAAGCAGCCACGCATGATATTGACACTGGTCTTAATCATGTCATAAGCCGGAATTTTGGCTTTGCCATAGGCCGGGTGTGGGACGCGCGCGTAAGGCAGGCCAAACACAAAATCCATCTCTTCTGTTGTCAGAGGGATCGGTGGACGGTTGATCCACAGTTCACGATCACCATGCTTCTGGATCAAGGCTCTTGCCGAATACGGATTGGTCTCCAGGTGCATGACGCGGCTCGCATGGGCATACAAAATACGGTCGTTGCGCAGCTTCTCGAAAGAAGGCAAACGAACCACCGTGGTCTCGGCATCATGGCGCGAAGGCTGGATTTGAACCGGCTTGGCTTCCGATTCTTGTGCTTTTTCACTTTTGTTGGTTGCACAGGTTTCTTCTGTCGCATACGGGTTAGGCATCGGCATGGCTCTGCCCGGTTTTTCAATCCGGCTAGAGTCAATTTCCTTATAGTGCTCAGGGCACTCACGCAGGATAACGGCAGTACCTGCAATATTGGTCAGCTCGGCAATGTTTTCGCCATCGGCAAGACGGTGGGCAACTTCAACCAGAGCACGTTCGGCGTTACCAAATAGCAGAATATCGCCTTTGGCATCAAGCAATACTGAGCGGCGAACTTTATCAGACCAGTAATCATAGTGGGCAAGGCGACGAAGGCTAGCCTCAATACCGCCCAGTACGATTGGGGTGTCTTTGTACGCCTCACGGCAGCGCTGGGAGTATACCAGAACCGCACGGTCAGGGCGTTTGCCCCCTTCGTTGTTTGGCGTATAGGCATCATCGTGGCGCAGCTTACGGTCGGCTGTATAGCGGTTGATCATCGAATCCATGTTGCCGGCGGTGATGCCGAAAAATAGGTTCGGCTGCCCCAGTGCCATGAAGGCATCTTTGTTGCCCCATTCAGGTTGCGCGATGATACCGACACGAAAACCCTGCGCCTCAAGCAAACGTCCGATGACCGCCATACCAAAGCTTGGGTGGTCGACGTAGGCATCACCGGTAACGATAATAATGTCACAGCTATCCCAGCCCAGCGCGTCCATTTCGGCACGGCTGGTAGGCAGGAAAGGTGCAGTACCGTAGCATTCCGCCCAGTACTTTGGATATTCGTTAATTTTGTCTGAAATCATTTGCTTACAGTTTACTTCTCAAAATGGGGCATATGCCGGACAATTGAATGTCCTGCCTTTTTGATCACTTGTGTATTTTTACCTATACCAATGATAAATAGCAGCGCTGAGGTCTGTATCAGCACTAGGAAATAGTATAGGGCGTAAAAAGGGGAGCAGTTTACCACGTTTGCTGCGCATTACACCTTTTTTACCTCTGGCTAGTTGGGAGTGGGAATAATGCTGCCAAGCGCCGTACCTTCTGTCGCATGTTGAATAAAGGCTTCCCCCAGCGGGGTTTGATGTTTTAAAGGGGCTTGAACGATATGCCAACTGCTCAGTATAGGGAAGCCAGCGATAGATAACTTAACCAGGTCACCACCAGGCTGATCCTCAAGCGCATATTCTGACAGTATGGTAAGCCCCATACCGGCAATCACGCAGTGTTTAATGGCCTCGTTGCTTTCAATAACCAGGTTCGGTTTGAACTGGAGGTTGAGTTTTTTAAAATGAGCATCGATGGCGTGGCGTGTGCCTGAGCCCGGCTCTCGAGATAGCCAAGGGTACTTCAATAAATCTTCTGGCTCTATGTGGGATTGATGGGCAAGCGGATGATCCTTGGGGGCGACGGGATAAAGTCGGTTGGGCAGAAATTGGATTGAATACGGCTCCATTTGTGGTTCTAAGTGACTGAACAGGTAGATGTCATCCAGGCCTTGGTGGTAGCGGGCAAGGATGTTTCCTCGGTTGTCTACCTTTAAAAGGATATCAACTTGAGGGTAGGTGCGGCAAAAGCTGCCCAGTAGGTGGGGAATAAAGTATTTGGCAGAAGTGACGACAGCCACTTTCAATGTGCCGGCTTTTATCTCGTTGAGATCGGCGAGTTCAATCTCGAGTCTATCGATGGTATCAAGGAGCTCATTGGCATATTTGGCCAAGGTATCTGCAGCTTGAGTAAATATAAGCTTCTTGCCGACAACATGGTACAACGGCATACCGATTAATTCGGTAAGTTGACGTAATTGAATCGAGACTGTTGGCTGGGTCAGGTTTAGTACTTGGGATGCCAAGGTAACGGATCCCAGTTCATAAACGCTTAGGAAGACCCGTAACTGCCTGATACTGCCGAGCCGGTTTCTTAAGTGCTGAGACATGTATAGATAAATACCTATGAATGTCATGTTTAATATTAATTATACTTTGGTTATTAACTCCTGCATATTTGTCCTTGAGCAAGGTACCCATGACGGTGCTCAGCACCCGAGGAGGCAGTATGAGTTTCAATCAACTTCTTGTTCCCATTGCGCCCGAACAGCCACTTGATGATTGCTTTCATCAAGCTTTCAAGCTTGCTAATCAAATGTCGGCACAGGTTACGCTGTTGACGGTTATAGAGGACTTGGCTGAGCTTAAGGAAATCTCTCGCTTTTCATGTACAACACTTGATCTGCTTGATAAATCAACAAAGATTTATCACGGCATTCTCAAAGAGTGGGTACAATCGCTCAAACAGGAATATAGCAATATAAAGTTTCGGACCAAGATACGCATCGGGATCCCGTTTATCGAGATCATCAAGGAGGCTCATGACAGTCATGCCACCATGGTGATCCTCGATACGCACAGAGAGGCAAAGGAACAAGCCTGTCAGCGCGGCAGTACGACACTGCATATCATGCGTAAGTCTCAGGTGCCTATCTGGTCGATAAGCACGGCCCCTAAACCGTTAACAGAGGTCGTGGCCGCTGTGGATATTTCAAACCAGGACTACCGTGAATTCAATGAGCAGATCCTTGCGCTAGCCGTTGAGTTTTGCTCGATAACCGGGGCGCGTTTGACGGTTTGTCATGCTTGGCGGCTCGATTCAGAAGGCTTCTTGCGAAAGTGGAGTGGTTACAATGATTTAGAGATCGCTCT
This Photobacterium gaetbulicola Gung47 DNA region includes the following protein-coding sequences:
- a CDS encoding hypothetical protein (COG2199) — encoded protein: MKVQPRLLISFIFPLLMLVLSLLVYVGFNEYKDNQNAAINQATSNVRIAREYLDHHFLSAQSQLYLLEQLWEEKNSIAGVMKAAQTIVSAKSRYLEVGLLAYGNYYGTNGFYKEGIASLIAERPWYKQAAIGESYITPIYLSGSTGKWTVAFVAVLDPVAQQEVRIVLEIDVNRLYENVSLLRTLENGYVYAIESATGKIVIHPDDSRVGTPSVSVTSDILARIQAGEQAGIIPSYEYKNKEKFSVYEANPLLGWVVLSGAEKSEIIMHTLSISAVTLSLLVLILIIGLLFYIVYHVHNYGRQLSEVESIAELKIALQQMVEGVIGCQSIHLYMRNVYSGDFESAQCKHHISEKGLRDDPAERLGRLARLPENQPDILSAFIAPGKTCIRVPLTKKKQLIGLLYIISPRLDLTLFINMLRTYAQSALGQVMLAQRIQQTDAMTGLMNKNFLQAEIEKQIKANGKYYLAMIDVDDFKGINDTYGHLFGDKVIISVANCLRQESDRHAIVARYGGEEFAILLPAKGLMAAKEILEAIRASVSSTVIKSGTKSCRVHVSIGVAAISGNMEKSIARADQALYQAKANGKNQVVIYCLNSMLQTIGAE
- a CDS encoding hypothetical protein (COG1032), coding for MISDKINEYPKYWAECYGTAPFLPTSRAEMDALGWDSCDIIIVTGDAYVDHPSFGMAVIGRLLEAQGFRVGIIAQPEWGNKDAFMALGQPNLFFGITAGNMDSMINRYTADRKLRHDDAYTPNNEGGKRPDRAVLVYSQRCREAYKDTPIVLGGIEASLRRLAHYDYWSDKVRRSVLLDAKGDILLFGNAERALVEVAHRLADGENIAELTNIAGTAVILRECPEHYKEIDSSRIEKPGRAMPMPNPYATEETCATNKSEKAQESEAKPVQIQPSRHDAETTVVRLPSFEKLRNDRILYAHASRVMHLETNPYSARALIQKHGDRELWINRPPIPLTTEEMDFVFGLPYARVPHPAYGKAKIPAYDMIKTSVNIMRGCFGGCSFCSITEHEGRIIQNRSHESILNELEEIRDKVPGFTGTISDLGGPTANMYRLGCSDPRAEKNCRRPSCIFPEICKKLDTDHKHTIDLYRKARNVDGIKKIMIASGVRYDLAVESPEYVKELVTHHVGGYLKIAPEHTEKGTLDLMMKPGMGTYDRFKEMFEKFSKEAGKKQYLIPYFISAHPGSTDEDMLNLALWLKKNDFQCDQVQNFYPSPMCNATAMYHSETNPLKRVKYKKREDLFVAKGERQRRLHKAFLRYHDPLNWPLIREALISMGKKHLIGDRANCLVPEEGSEAEMTPAQRRGSGRHGSKRFATKHPNQPDIRKDGKRGGPRKNGSQAGSNHAGKPGNKPHGNRNGSSSNSRNGQNAKGPTNGSKPQSRQGGNGKPNSSRNGKPSQSRSGGNPNRSRAR
- a CDS encoding putative LysR family transcriptional regulator (COG0583), producing the protein MSQHLRNRLGSIRQLRVFLSVYELGSVTLASQVLNLTQPTVSIQLRQLTELIGMPLYHVVGKKLIFTQAADTLAKYANELLDTIDRLEIELADLNEIKAGTLKVAVVTSAKYFIPHLLGSFCRTYPQVDILLKVDNRGNILARYHQGLDDIYLFSHLEPQMEPYSIQFLPNRLYPVAPKDHPLAHQSHIEPEDLLKYPWLSREPGSGTRHAIDAHFKKLNLQFKPNLVIESNEAIKHCVIAGMGLTILSEYALEDQPGGDLVKLSIAGFPILSSWHIVQAPLKHQTPLGEAFIQHATEGTALGSIIPTPN
- a CDS encoding hypothetical protein (COG0589), producing the protein MSFNQLLVPIAPEQPLDDCFHQAFKLANQMSAQVTLLTVIEDLAELKEISRFSCTTLDLLDKSTKIYHGILKEWVQSLKQEYSNIKFRTKIRIGIPFIEIIKEAHDSHATMVILDTHREAKEQACQRGSTTLHIMRKSQVPIWSISTAPKPLTEVVAAVDISNQDYREFNEQILALAVEFCSITGARLTVCHAWRLDSEGFLRKWSGYNDLEIALLSKKMREERFGRLKSLLMPYENTPIDISIKVLEGETRQILPNYVNDQGADLVILGSLSRTGIAGFLMGNTAEFLLNDISSSVITLKPDNFKSPVLE